One genomic window of Anoplolepis gracilipes chromosome 5, ASM4749672v1, whole genome shotgun sequence includes the following:
- the Awd gene encoding nucleoside diphosphate kinase has translation MVLCSISALLHIICKFIMAENKERTFIMVKPDGVQRGLVGKIIQRFEEKGFKLVAMRMVWPTEELLKKHYADLASKPFFPGLVTYMSSGPVVPMVWEGLNVVKTGRVMLGETNPKDSAPGTIRGDFCIQVGRNIIHGSDSVESAKKEISLWFGEKEVIDWTHASENWIYE, from the exons ATGGTTCTGTGTTCCATCTCGGCCTTACtacatattatttgcaaatttattatggCGGAGAACAAGGAACGCACCTTCATTATGGTCAAGCCAGACGGCGTACAACGTGGTCTGGTTGGCAAAATTATTCAGCGATTTGAGGAAAAGGGCTTCAAATTGGTGGCTATGAGGATGGTGTGG CCTACTGAGGAGCTTTTGAAGAAACACTATGCGGATCTAGCATCGAAGCCCTTCTTCCCAGGTTTAGTCACATATATGAGTTCAGGACCAGTTGTGCCAATG GTTTGGGAAGGTTTGAATGTCGTGAAGACTGGTCGCGTAATGCTAGGCGAGACAAATCCAAAGGATTCCGCACCCGGTACGATCCGTGGTGATTTTTGCATACAAGTTGGTCGGAATATCATCCATGGCTCTGACTCTGTTGAATCAGCCAAGAAGGAGATCAGTTTATGGTTCGGCGAAAAGGAAGTCATCGACTGGACACACGCGTCCGAAAACTGGATCTATGAATAA
- the LOC140666166 gene encoding uncharacterized protein isoform X4, producing the protein MWKNIRDSWSLLKNETERDIMRKYASTGELHTILLTLSVFVSVILYAFLELMPIILDIIFPLNETRPRKIHALTEYFIDERTYFYAILCHWFICISFGFFVLMATGTLEFVYFQHICGLLKIASYRIEHSLNKYILCNFTPKEDHTVIQNISAAANIHLKAIECSEFVRISFMPLFFLMAIIFVSSISLNLFRLFQAISLLQSIEELITSIAFVCILFVFLFVANYLGQNVTDHNSEIFDKTYNVRWYMVPVKIQKLLLFIMQNTTKLYILNVGNLIAASMEDFTKLTSLSVSYFTVMYSLLKL; encoded by the exons ATGTGGAAAAATATTCGTGACAGTTGGAGTCTTCTGAAAAATGAAACGGAGCGCGATATAATGCGAAAATATGCATCCACTGGTGAATTACATACGATATTACTAACAC TGAGTGTCTTCGTGAGTGTTATTCTATATGCATTTCTTGAATTAATGCCGATCATTCTTGAcataatttttccattaaatgAAACTCGTCCACGCAAGATACATGCTTTGACAGAATATTTCATCGATGAGAGAACGtacttttatgcaattttatgtCACTGGTTTATATGCATATCTTTTGGTTTCTTTGTCTTGATGGCTACAGGTACCTTAGAGTTCGtatattttcaacatatttgCGGATTACTCAAAATCGCCAG ttatcGAATCGAACATTCACTCAACAAATACATATTGTGTAATTTTACCCCAAAAGAAGATCACACGGTTATTCAGAATATAAGCGCTGCTGCGAATATACATCTAAAAGCCATCGA ATGCAGCGAATTTGTCAGGATCAGTTTTAtgccattattttttttaatggccATAATCTTCGTTTCATctataagtttaaatttattccga CTGTTTCAAGCGATAAGTTTGCTGCAAAGTATAGAAGAATTAATCACATCAATAGCATTCGTTTGTATACTGTTCGTGTTCCTATTTGTGGCTAATTATCTTGGGCAAAACGTTACAGATCATAACAgcgaaatttttgataaaac ATATAATGTACGGTGGTATATGGTTCCAGTAAAGATCCAAAAATTACTGTTATTTATAATGCAGAATACCACaaagctatatattttaaatgtcggTAACTTAATTGCCGCTTCGATGGAAGATTTTACTAAG CTCACAAGCCTGTCGGTATCGTATTTCACAGTAATGTattctctattaaaattataa
- the LOC140666166 gene encoding uncharacterized protein isoform X2 translates to MFLNRCETNFAENHYYRTNQILLSMLDLWPNRRSKFAKINYVFHFVIMLSFIIVQLTSFLTLQVTLNSFIIILSYAVPSLFVIVQYCAFYANPNEVKQMWKNIRDSWSLLKNETERDIMRKYASTGELHTILLTLSVFVSVILYAFLELMPIILDIIFPLNETRPRKIHALTEYFIDERTYFYAILCHWFICISFGFFVLMATGTLEFVYFQHICGLLKIARCSEFVRISFMPLFFLMAIIFVSSISLNLFRLFQAISLLQSIEELITSIAFVCILFVFLFVANYLGQNVTDHNSEIFDKTYNVRWYMVPVKIQKLLLFIMQNTTKLYILNVGNLIAASMEDFTKLTSLSVSYFTVMYSLLKL, encoded by the exons atgTTTTTGAACCGCTGTGAGACAAACTTCGCCGAGAATCATTATTACAGAACAAATCAAATACTTCTCTCGATGCTTGATCTATGGCCAAATCGACGATCAAAGTTTGCGAAAATTAACtatgtttttcattttgttataatgctgtcttttataattgttcag TTAACATCATTTTTAACGCTTCAAGTAACgctaaattcttttattattattctctcgTACGCTGTACCATCTCTCTTTGTTATCGTACAATATTGTGCGTTTTATGCTAATCCCAACGAA GTAAAACAAATGTGGAAAAATATTCGTGACAGTTGGAGTCTTCTGAAAAATGAAACGGAGCGCGATATAATGCGAAAATATGCATCCACTGGTGAATTACATACGATATTACTAACAC TGAGTGTCTTCGTGAGTGTTATTCTATATGCATTTCTTGAATTAATGCCGATCATTCTTGAcataatttttccattaaatgAAACTCGTCCACGCAAGATACATGCTTTGACAGAATATTTCATCGATGAGAGAACGtacttttatgcaattttatgtCACTGGTTTATATGCATATCTTTTGGTTTCTTTGTCTTGATGGCTACAGGTACCTTAGAGTTCGtatattttcaacatatttgCGGATTACTCAAAATCGCCAG ATGCAGCGAATTTGTCAGGATCAGTTTTAtgccattattttttttaatggccATAATCTTCGTTTCATctataagtttaaatttattccga CTGTTTCAAGCGATAAGTTTGCTGCAAAGTATAGAAGAATTAATCACATCAATAGCATTCGTTTGTATACTGTTCGTGTTCCTATTTGTGGCTAATTATCTTGGGCAAAACGTTACAGATCATAACAgcgaaatttttgataaaac ATATAATGTACGGTGGTATATGGTTCCAGTAAAGATCCAAAAATTACTGTTATTTATAATGCAGAATACCACaaagctatatattttaaatgtcggTAACTTAATTGCCGCTTCGATGGAAGATTTTACTAAG CTCACAAGCCTGTCGGTATCGTATTTCACAGTAATGTattctctattaaaattataa
- the LOC140666166 gene encoding uncharacterized protein isoform X1: MFLNRCETNFAENHYYRTNQILLSMLDLWPNRRSKFAKINYVFHFVIMLSFIIVQLTSFLTLQVTLNSFIIILSYAVPSLFVIVQYCAFYANPNEVKQMWKNIRDSWSLLKNETERDIMRKYASTGELHTILLTLSVFVSVILYAFLELMPIILDIIFPLNETRPRKIHALTEYFIDERTYFYAILCHWFICISFGFFVLMATGTLEFVYFQHICGLLKIASYRIEHSLNKYILCNFTPKEDHTVIQNISAAANIHLKAIECSEFVRISFMPLFFLMAIIFVSSISLNLFRLFQAISLLQSIEELITSIAFVCILFVFLFVANYLGQNVTDHNSEIFDKTYNVRWYMVPVKIQKLLLFIMQNTTKLYILNVGNLIAASMEDFTKLTSLSVSYFTVMYSLLKL, translated from the exons atgTTTTTGAACCGCTGTGAGACAAACTTCGCCGAGAATCATTATTACAGAACAAATCAAATACTTCTCTCGATGCTTGATCTATGGCCAAATCGACGATCAAAGTTTGCGAAAATTAACtatgtttttcattttgttataatgctgtcttttataattgttcag TTAACATCATTTTTAACGCTTCAAGTAACgctaaattcttttattattattctctcgTACGCTGTACCATCTCTCTTTGTTATCGTACAATATTGTGCGTTTTATGCTAATCCCAACGAA GTAAAACAAATGTGGAAAAATATTCGTGACAGTTGGAGTCTTCTGAAAAATGAAACGGAGCGCGATATAATGCGAAAATATGCATCCACTGGTGAATTACATACGATATTACTAACAC TGAGTGTCTTCGTGAGTGTTATTCTATATGCATTTCTTGAATTAATGCCGATCATTCTTGAcataatttttccattaaatgAAACTCGTCCACGCAAGATACATGCTTTGACAGAATATTTCATCGATGAGAGAACGtacttttatgcaattttatgtCACTGGTTTATATGCATATCTTTTGGTTTCTTTGTCTTGATGGCTACAGGTACCTTAGAGTTCGtatattttcaacatatttgCGGATTACTCAAAATCGCCAG ttatcGAATCGAACATTCACTCAACAAATACATATTGTGTAATTTTACCCCAAAAGAAGATCACACGGTTATTCAGAATATAAGCGCTGCTGCGAATATACATCTAAAAGCCATCGA ATGCAGCGAATTTGTCAGGATCAGTTTTAtgccattattttttttaatggccATAATCTTCGTTTCATctataagtttaaatttattccga CTGTTTCAAGCGATAAGTTTGCTGCAAAGTATAGAAGAATTAATCACATCAATAGCATTCGTTTGTATACTGTTCGTGTTCCTATTTGTGGCTAATTATCTTGGGCAAAACGTTACAGATCATAACAgcgaaatttttgataaaac ATATAATGTACGGTGGTATATGGTTCCAGTAAAGATCCAAAAATTACTGTTATTTATAATGCAGAATACCACaaagctatatattttaaatgtcggTAACTTAATTGCCGCTTCGATGGAAGATTTTACTAAG CTCACAAGCCTGTCGGTATCGTATTTCACAGTAATGTattctctattaaaattataa
- the LOC140666166 gene encoding uncharacterized protein isoform X3 has protein sequence MFLNRCETNFAENHYYRTNQILLSMLDLWPNRRSKFAKINYVFHFVIMLSFIIVQVKQMWKNIRDSWSLLKNETERDIMRKYASTGELHTILLTLSVFVSVILYAFLELMPIILDIIFPLNETRPRKIHALTEYFIDERTYFYAILCHWFICISFGFFVLMATGTLEFVYFQHICGLLKIASYRIEHSLNKYILCNFTPKEDHTVIQNISAAANIHLKAIECSEFVRISFMPLFFLMAIIFVSSISLNLFRLFQAISLLQSIEELITSIAFVCILFVFLFVANYLGQNVTDHNSEIFDKTYNVRWYMVPVKIQKLLLFIMQNTTKLYILNVGNLIAASMEDFTKLTSLSVSYFTVMYSLLKL, from the exons atgTTTTTGAACCGCTGTGAGACAAACTTCGCCGAGAATCATTATTACAGAACAAATCAAATACTTCTCTCGATGCTTGATCTATGGCCAAATCGACGATCAAAGTTTGCGAAAATTAACtatgtttttcattttgttataatgctgtcttttataattgttcag GTAAAACAAATGTGGAAAAATATTCGTGACAGTTGGAGTCTTCTGAAAAATGAAACGGAGCGCGATATAATGCGAAAATATGCATCCACTGGTGAATTACATACGATATTACTAACAC TGAGTGTCTTCGTGAGTGTTATTCTATATGCATTTCTTGAATTAATGCCGATCATTCTTGAcataatttttccattaaatgAAACTCGTCCACGCAAGATACATGCTTTGACAGAATATTTCATCGATGAGAGAACGtacttttatgcaattttatgtCACTGGTTTATATGCATATCTTTTGGTTTCTTTGTCTTGATGGCTACAGGTACCTTAGAGTTCGtatattttcaacatatttgCGGATTACTCAAAATCGCCAG ttatcGAATCGAACATTCACTCAACAAATACATATTGTGTAATTTTACCCCAAAAGAAGATCACACGGTTATTCAGAATATAAGCGCTGCTGCGAATATACATCTAAAAGCCATCGA ATGCAGCGAATTTGTCAGGATCAGTTTTAtgccattattttttttaatggccATAATCTTCGTTTCATctataagtttaaatttattccga CTGTTTCAAGCGATAAGTTTGCTGCAAAGTATAGAAGAATTAATCACATCAATAGCATTCGTTTGTATACTGTTCGTGTTCCTATTTGTGGCTAATTATCTTGGGCAAAACGTTACAGATCATAACAgcgaaatttttgataaaac ATATAATGTACGGTGGTATATGGTTCCAGTAAAGATCCAAAAATTACTGTTATTTATAATGCAGAATACCACaaagctatatattttaaatgtcggTAACTTAATTGCCGCTTCGATGGAAGATTTTACTAAG CTCACAAGCCTGTCGGTATCGTATTTCACAGTAATGTattctctattaaaattataa
- the LOC140666167 gene encoding uncharacterized protein isoform X1, translated as MSLNYCESNFAENHYYRRNQIFLSMLDLWPYRRSKFAKINYVFHFAIILSFIIVQLTSFLTLQVTLNSIIMVLSYAVPSFFVIVQYYSFYAHPNEIKELWKHIRDSWSLLKNETERDIMRQYASIGELHTILLTLSVCVSIILYAFVELMPIILDIIFPLNETRPRKIHASIEYFIDERTYFYAILCHWYIGLCFGFFVLIATSTLEFVYYQHICGLLKIGSYRIEHSLDKYISCNFIPKKHDTVIQNISAAVKIHLRALKCSEFLKINFMITFFLIAIIFVLSISLNLFRLFQAIILQSVEELITSTGLLSVIFLFMFLIHYYGQTITDHNIEIFAKTYNVQWYMVPVKIQKLLLFIMQNTTKLYILNIGNLVGASIEDFMKLTSMSISYFTVMYSL; from the exons atgTCTTTGAACTATTGTGAGTCAAACTTCGCCGAGAATCATTATTACAGaagaaatcaaatatttctctcGATGCTCGATCTGTGGCCATATCGACGATCAAAGTTTGCGAAAATTAACtatgtttttcattttgcTATAATACTGTCTTTTATAATTGTTCag TTAACATCATTTTTAACGCTTCAAGTAACactaaattctattattatggTCCTTTCGTATGCTGTACCATCTTTCTTtgttattgtacaatattattcgtTTTATGCTCATCCCAACGAA ATAAAAGAATTGTGGAAACATATTCGTGACAGTTGGAGTCTTCTGAAAAACGAAACGGAGCGCGATATAATGCGGCAATATGCATCCATTGGTGAACTACATACGATATTACTAACAC TGAGTGTCTGCGTGAGCATTATTCTATATGCATTCGTTGAATTAATGCCGATCATTCTTGAcataatttttccattaaatgAAACTCGTCCACGCAAGATACATGCTTCGATAGAATATTTCATCGATGAGAGAACatacttttatgcaattttatgtCATTGGTATATAGGTTTATGTTTTGGTTTCTTTGTCTTGATAGCTACAAGTACTTTAGAGTTTGTATATTATCAACATATTTGTGGATTACTTAAAATCGGCAg tTATCGAATCGAACATTCACTCGACAAATAcatatcatgtaattttattccGAAAAAACATGATACggttattcaaaatataagcGCTGCAGTGAAAATACATCTAAGAGCTCTTAA atGCAGCGAATTTTTGAAGATCAATTTTatgataacatttttcttaatagCCATAATCTTCGTTTTATctataagtttaaatttattccga ttgtttcaagcaataattttacaaagtgtAGAAGAATTAATTACATCAACAGGGCTCCTTTCTGTAATATTCCTATTTATGTTTTTGATTCATTATTATGGGCAAACTATTACGGATCATAACATCGAAATTTTTGCGAAAAC ATATAATGTACAGTGGTATATGGTTCCGGTAAAgatccaaaaattattattatttataatgcagAATACCACaaagctatatattttaaatatcggtAACTTAGTTGGCGCTTCGATAGAAGATTTTATGAAG CTCACAAGCATGTCGATATCTTATTTCACAGTAATGTATTCtctataa
- the LOC140666167 gene encoding uncharacterized protein isoform X2, producing MVLSYAVPSFFVIVQYYSFYAHPNEIKELWKHIRDSWSLLKNETERDIMRQYASIGELHTILLTLSVCVSIILYAFVELMPIILDIIFPLNETRPRKIHASIEYFIDERTYFYAILCHWYIGLCFGFFVLIATSTLEFVYYQHICGLLKIGSYRIEHSLDKYISCNFIPKKHDTVIQNISAAVKIHLRALKCSEFLKINFMITFFLIAIIFVLSISLNLFRLFQAIILQSVEELITSTGLLSVIFLFMFLIHYYGQTITDHNIEIFAKTYNVQWYMVPVKIQKLLLFIMQNTTKLYILNIGNLVGASIEDFMKLTSMSISYFTVMYSL from the exons atggTCCTTTCGTATGCTGTACCATCTTTCTTtgttattgtacaatattattcgtTTTATGCTCATCCCAACGAA ATAAAAGAATTGTGGAAACATATTCGTGACAGTTGGAGTCTTCTGAAAAACGAAACGGAGCGCGATATAATGCGGCAATATGCATCCATTGGTGAACTACATACGATATTACTAACAC TGAGTGTCTGCGTGAGCATTATTCTATATGCATTCGTTGAATTAATGCCGATCATTCTTGAcataatttttccattaaatgAAACTCGTCCACGCAAGATACATGCTTCGATAGAATATTTCATCGATGAGAGAACatacttttatgcaattttatgtCATTGGTATATAGGTTTATGTTTTGGTTTCTTTGTCTTGATAGCTACAAGTACTTTAGAGTTTGTATATTATCAACATATTTGTGGATTACTTAAAATCGGCAg tTATCGAATCGAACATTCACTCGACAAATAcatatcatgtaattttattccGAAAAAACATGATACggttattcaaaatataagcGCTGCAGTGAAAATACATCTAAGAGCTCTTAA atGCAGCGAATTTTTGAAGATCAATTTTatgataacatttttcttaatagCCATAATCTTCGTTTTATctataagtttaaatttattccga ttgtttcaagcaataattttacaaagtgtAGAAGAATTAATTACATCAACAGGGCTCCTTTCTGTAATATTCCTATTTATGTTTTTGATTCATTATTATGGGCAAACTATTACGGATCATAACATCGAAATTTTTGCGAAAAC ATATAATGTACAGTGGTATATGGTTCCGGTAAAgatccaaaaattattattatttataatgcagAATACCACaaagctatatattttaaatatcggtAACTTAGTTGGCGCTTCGATAGAAGATTTTATGAAG CTCACAAGCATGTCGATATCTTATTTCACAGTAATGTATTCtctataa